The following proteins come from a genomic window of Diorhabda carinulata isolate Delta chromosome X, icDioCari1.1, whole genome shotgun sequence:
- the LOC130902334 gene encoding probable tRNA(His) guanylyltransferase yields MNLLRINIFRIVKNFHTTAMAKSKFEYVKGFETEDKILPNCWIVVRVDGKGFHKFSTKHNFIKPNDSRALLLMNKAAATVMQEYKDIVISYGHSDEYSFVLRKETELYNRRKDKIMTYINSLFTSSYVYFWRDYFPDLKMRYPPSFDARVVLYPSDQNLRDYLNWRQADCHINNLYNTAFWALVLKGNLTNVEAEKRLCGTVSSDKHEILFTEFGINYNNESELFKKGTILLRKYIKHPLHGKQRLVIFPLHEDLIQDTFWERHTNIMLGETSQTYDYPISAPLPNLVLQQLHLEENFSRKKEFSKE; encoded by the exons ATGAATCTACTTCGCATAAACATTTTTCGTATAGTAAAAAATTTCCATACTACAGCTATGGCTAAAAGCAAATTTGAATACGTTAAAGGTTTCGAGACTGAAGATAAAATATTGCCAAACTGTTGGATAGTTGTACGCGTAGATGGTAAAggttttcacaaattttcaacaaaacacAACTTTATTAAACCGAATGATTCACGAGCTTTACTTTTGATGAATAAAGCAGCAGCTACTGTTATGCAAGAATATAAAGATATAGTTATAAGTTATGGTCATAGTGATGAATACTCTTTTGTTCTGAGAAAAGAAACAGAATTGTATAATAGAAGAAAAGACAAAATTATGACTTATATTAATAGTTTATTCACATCATCTTACGTTTATTTTTGGAGAGACTATTTCCCTGATCTGAAAATGAGGTACCCACCATCTTTTGACGCTCGAGTAGTTTTATATCCATCAGATCAAAATTTACGGGATTATCTTAACTGGCGACAAGCTGATTGTCACATTAACAACTTGTATAATACAGCATTCTGGGCTTTAGTACTTAAAG gTAATCTTACCAATGTTGAAGCTGAGAAAAGATTATGCGGAACAGTATCATCTGataaacatgaaattttattcactGAATTTGGTATAAATTACAACAATGAATCAGagttatttaaaaaaggaaCTATATTACTTAGGAAATATATTAAGCATCCTTTACATGGAAAACAGAGATTg GTAATATTTCCTTTACATGAAGATCTCATCCAAGATACTTTTTGGGAGCGACATACAAATATAATGTTGGGAGAAACCAGTCAAACTTATGATTACCCAATATCTGCTCCATTACCTAATTTAGTGTTACAACAACTacatttggaagaaaatttctcaagaaaaaaagagttttctaAAGAATAA
- the LOC130902321 gene encoding gastrula zinc finger protein XlCGF57.1-like, whose protein sequence is MEMQIKEELIDYEENIFLGNFATVKVEECRENLLCIKTLSNIKFECNNDLDSISNVLNHSTGFQNGKYFRNSSSTKLDSSFPLKNEVYEESILNLPGSSKGYQQQDYKIPLNRKGKYTCPICVKNFTSSILKRKHLDVHFGRCFTLCSVCGAMFGKTSEFLIHYFIHRLKRQFTNGLKLKKPPVTKLSYDVQNYLKFSENRCKKLTKKLFKKGNFKCKDCFRVFSYRLLFRKHKCISNRKKSNECNICFKNCRTKFGLSNHLKMHKLDTIICNICSKQFLRNNFYKHYRTHIERESQLDTHMQCYKTFFNPVTICSIEQPTKKFSSNNYQCNVCFREFISKTHLNTHMYDHMGVKPFMCEFCSKEFVRIDSLRNHLKMHTNDRKFQCDICQRRFVRRITLIEHYRIHTGEKPFKCEVCSKTFTQKSQLKSHAKTHVLDKPFTCEICSKQFVIQFQLKRHLLIHNVKKRFECEICFKQFNEKRNLNAHTLLHTGTKPFKCEVCSKAFTWKHNLNRHMMVHEEDAFQCDICQEKFSRYHILQNHYRLHTGEVPFKCHICSKQFKQKINLTTHMLNHPNEDSITKVTI, encoded by the exons atggaaatgcaaattaaagaagaattaaTCGATtacgaagaaaatatttttttgggaaattttgCCACCGTCAAAGTAGAAGAATGTAGAGAAAATTTGTTATGTATAAAAACCCTTTCGAATATAAAATTCGAATGTAACAATGACTTAGATTCAATTTCAAATGTATTAAATCATAGTACGGGCTTCCAAAacggaaaatattttagaaatagttcATCAACGAAACTAGATTCAAGCTTTCCTTTAAAAAATGAAGTCTATGAAGAGTCAATATTAAATTTACCTGGCAGTAGCAAGGGGTATCAACAACAAGACTATAAAATACCCTTAAACAGGAAAGGAAAATATACTTGCCCAATTTGCGTTAAAA ATTTTACATCATCGATATTGAAGAGAAAACATTTAGATGTTCACTTTGGAAGATGTTTTACTCTGTGTTCTGTATGTGGAGCTATGTTTGGAAAAACTTCCGAATTCTTAATTCACTACTTTATTCATCGTTTAAAACGACAATTTACCAATGGATTAAAATTAAAGAAGCCCCCAGTTACAAAATTGTCATATgatgttcaaaattatttaaagttttcagaaaatagatgcaaaaaattgaccaagaaattgttcaaaaaaggaaatttcaaaTGTAAAGATTGTTTCAGAGTATTTTCATACAGattactttttcgaaaacacaAATGTATTTCTAATAGAAAAAAGTCGAATGAGTGcaacatttgttttaaaaactgtCGTACCAAGTTCGGTTTGAGTAACCATTTGAAAATGCACAAATTGGATACGATCATTTGCAATATTTGCAGTAAACAGTTTCttcgtaataatttttataaacattatcGTACACATATTGAACGTGAATCTCAACTTGATACCCATATGCAAtgttacaaaactttttttaacccCGTAACGATTTGCTCAATAGAACAACCAACCAAAAAATTTTCCTCGAATAATTATCAATGTAATGTTTGTTTTAGAGAATTTATCAGTAAGACACATCTAAACACGCACATGTATGATCACATGGGCGTCAAGCCATTTATGTGTGAATTTTGTTCAAAAGAATTCGTTAGAATTGATTCCTTGAGGAACCATCTTAAAATGCATACAAATGATAGAAAATTCCAGTGCGATATTTGTCAAAGACGTTTTGTTAGGCGGATAACTTTAATCGAACATTATAGGATACATACTGgcgaaaaaccattcaaatgtgaagtATGTTCTAAAACATTCACACAAAAGTCTCAACTGAAAAGTCACGCCAAGACTCACGTACTAGATAAACCGTTTACCTGCGAAATATGCTCAAAACAATTTGTTATACAATTTCAACTTAAAAGGCATTTGCTCATACATAACGTGAAAAAGCGATTCGAATGCGAGATTTGTTTCAAACAATTTAACGAAAAAAGAAATCTGAATGCGCACACGCTGCTCCATACTGGAACCAAACCATTTAAATGTGAAGTATGCTCCAAAGCGTTCACTTGGAAACATAATTTGAATCGACACATGATGGTCCACGAAGAGGATGCGTTCCAATGTGATATTTGCCAAGAAAAATTTTCTCGGTATCACATACTTCAAAATCATTACAGATTACATACGGGGGAAGTACCATTCAAATGTCATATTTGCTCTAaacagtttaaacaaaaaattaatctaaCAACACATATGTTGAATCATCCTAATGAAGATTCCATTACTAAAGTTACTATTTAA